The DNA segment TTCACCACCCAACATGATATAAAGTACTAATTCATTAAGTTTAAGATTTGGTTTAGGTTGATTCTGACCTTAAACTTAATTAGCTGTAGGGGAAGGAGTCGAACCTTCAAGGAGTAGTTAGCCCTTACGGGTTTTCCATTTTCTCCACCACCGAGACAAGGAGGTGCGTCTGCCAATTTCACCACCCTACAGAGTATAAGCAAATGTTAAAGAACTATTTTTTATTACTTGCTTGATACAAATGTAACAACAACCTCAATACGTTGCAAATATTTTAATCATTTAATTTTATTTTTATCATATTAATAATTATATTTGATTATCGTTAACAAATATCAAAATCATGCTTAGAAAAGAAAGCCAAAATTTAGAAATTGATAACCTGGATATAGACATCTTGAAGCAATTGATGCATGACGCAACCAAACCTTATACTGAAATTGCCAAAGATCTGATCGTTTCGGGCGGTACCATACACGTTCGTATGAAAAAGCTGCAGGAGATGGGCATCATCAAAGGCTCGCATTTAATTATTGACCCGCAAAAAGCCGGTTATGATGTAACAGCCTTCCTCGGTATCTATCTGGAAAAGGGTATCCAATATAAAGATGCTGTAGAACAGCTGAGCAAAATTAAAGAAGTTGTAGAGCTTCATTACACTACCGGGGCATACAGTATGTTTGCCAAGATCATCTGCAGGGATACCAGCCACCTGAGGCATGTGCTGAATGAAGAAATACAGGCAGTGCCCGGAATTCAACGTACTGAAACATTGATATCACTGGAAGAAAGCATCCGAAGGCAAATTGAGCTTTAAAGCCAGAATTGATTTACAGGCAGGGCTCCGGTAGCACATGCATTGCGCCCTATAAGAACTTGGCCTAAAAAACCCCTGTTAAAGGAGTTGTGCAGGAGGTAGGCGTCCTTGCAGACCCCTACCTTAGTCCTTTTACACGCCTCTGATACTCCTTTTATAGTTAAGCCGCACCAAAGGCCCAACCAATCTGCTGGCTAAAGCCAATAAACGCTACTGAAAAATTTGCGCTTCTTCAGCGCAACTTGTTCCAGACTGCGAGGAGAACGGTTATTTTTCAGTTTTAAACATATTTTTCAACGCCGCTAATTTCATCTGCAGGTCACCATCGGGCAGCGGCTTTTCTTTTTGCCCCCCTTTATGACTGTGTTGCGGCTTTATTGGCTTTTTATGTTGGGCAGATCCATTAGTCTTCACAAACTTTTTAGCCTTATCAGCCTGCTTATGCTGTTCGCTTTTAGGTTTTGCGCCAACTTCTTTTTTCATAGACAGAGAAATCCTTTTACGGGCCACATCAACTTCAACCACGGTCACCTCTACCTTCTGATGTACCTTAACCACATCTGCGGCATTGGCCACAAACTTGTCCGAGATCTGGCTGGTATGCACCAGGCCGTCCTGGTGTACACCGATGTCTACAAAAGCACCAAAATTGGTAATATTGGTAACAATACCCGGCAATTTCATACCCACTTTCAGGTCGGAAATTTCATTTACCCCTTCCGTAAAACTAAACACCTCGAACTGTTCACGCGGATCTCTCCCTGGCTTAGCCAATTCGCTCATGATGTCGTTCAGGGTTGGTAAGCCAATATCGTCACTTACATATTGCTGTAGCTTAATCTGCTGCTGTAAAGACGGATCTTTTACCAGCTGATTAATGCTGCAGTTCAGGTCTCTGGCCATTTTATGGACCAATGCATAACGTTCCGGGTGTACACCGCTGGAATCCAATACGGCTTCTGCATTCCTGATCCTTAAAAATCCTGCCGCCTGTTCAAAAGCTTTATCACCCAAACGGGGAACTTTCTTCAAACTTTCACGGTTTTTGAATGCACCGTGCTCATTGCGGTAAGCCACAATATTTTGTGCCAGCTGCGGACCCAAGCCTGAAACATAGGCAAGCACCTGTTTAGAGGCCGTATTCAATTCCACACCTACAGCATTTACACAACTCATCACCGTATCATCCAGTGAGGCCTGCAGTTTGTTCTGGTCTACATCATGCTGGTACTGCCCTACACCTATCGATTTAGGGTCTATTTTTACCAGCTCGGCCAGCGGGTCCATTAACCTGCGGCCAATGGAAACAGCACCTCTGACCGTAATGTCCTGTGTAGGGAATTCTTCACGCGCCACTTCCGAAGCGGAATAAATGGAGGCCCCGTTTTCACTCACCATCACAACTACGATGCCCGGAATATTCAGCGCACGTACAAACACTTCTGTTTCGCGGCCCGCGGTACCATTGCCGATAGCAACAGCCTCAATTTCATATTTGGCACAAAGCTCCTTAATCTTGTCGCCCGCTTTTTTAACATTCCCCTGTCCGGTATGTGGATATATGGTTGCATTTTCCAATAATTTGCCCTGCTTATCCAAACATACCACTTTACAACCTGTACGGAAACCAGGGTCTATAGCCAGCACATTTTTCTGTCCCATTGGGGCGGCGAGCAACAATTGGCGTGCATTTTCTGCAAATACACGAATGGCTTCTTCATCTGCTTTTTCCTTAGAAAGATTACGGATCTCCGTTTCCATCGAAGGCCCCAGCAAACGCTTATAACTATCCTGTATAGCCAGTTTTACCTGATCTGCACAGGCATTATTCCCTTTAACAAACTGGCTTTCCAAAATCCTGATGGCACCATCTTCCTCGGGCATGGCCTCCAGTTTCAGGATCGCCTCATTTTCGCCTCTGCGTATAGCCAGAACCCGGTGTGATGGCGCATTTTTTAACGGTTCCTGCCAGTCAAAATAATCTTTATACTTAATCCCTTCTTCTTCTTTGCCCTTAATTACGGCAGACTTAAATACAGCTTTTTGCTGGAAATAATTCCGCATTGCAGTTCTGGCCTCTGCATTTTCATTGACCAATTCGGCAATGATATCCCTTGCACCAGCAAGCGCATCTTCTAAAGATCCGACCCCAAGCTCATCATTTAAAAATTTACCTGCTTCAATTTCCGGATCCGTTTTAGCCTGCTCCAGGATAAATAACGCCAAGGGTTCCAATCCCTTTTTCCGGGCCTCAGATGCTCTGGTTTTGCGTTTGGGCTTATAAGGCAGATAAATATCTTCAATTGCTGCAATATTGGTTGCCGCATTAATTTGTGCTTCCAGCTCAGGTGTAAGTTTATCCAGCGCTGTTAGGGCTTTTAAAATGGCTTCCCGACGTTTATCCAGCTCTCTTAACTGTTGGAACCTATCGCGGATACCTGCTACCTGCACTTCATCCAGACTTCCTGTCACTTCTTTCCGGTAACGTGAAATAAAGGGAACCGTTGCCCCCTCATCCAGTAATTCAATAGTAGCGATGACCTGCTTTTCCGTTACTGCCAGTTCAGCAGCAATGATTTTAGAATGATTGCTCATTTAATTTCTGTTTGATATCCTAACGTACAATTGCCGCCAAAATTAATTCTAACAATTGACATCTCAAATAAATATAATGTTAATAAAAAATCCTGCCGGTATTACCGGCAGGATCAATATATCATAATGTGTTTAAAAGAAACAACAGCTTATTTGTTCAGGTACATGACCTCTTTTACTGCTTTTACTACTTTCTCTGCATTAGGTAAACTTGCTGCAATCAGTGTAGGAGCGTAAGGCAAAGGCACATCTGCACAGGTAATACGCAATACAGGTGCATCTAAATAATCAAAAGCATTTTTCTGAACGTTAAATGCGATTTCAGACGAAATAGAAGCCAAAGGCCAGGCTTCTTCAACCACCAGCAGGCGGTTTGTTTTCTTCACCGACTCGATTATCGTTGCATAATCGATAGGACGTACAGTACGCAAATCGATGACCTCAACATTGATGCCTTCCTTGGTCAGCTCCTCTACAGCAGGATTTACCACACGGGTAAGCATTTTTCCAAAAGTAACGATAGTTACGTCCGATCCCTCTTTTACTACATTGGCCTTACCAATTGGCAGGTAATATTCTTCTTCAGGAACCTCTCCTTTATCTCCATACATCACCTCTGATTCCATAAAAATAACCGGATCAGGATCTAATATAGCTTGTTTAAGCAATCCTTTAGCTTCGTAAGGTGTTGAAGGAACAACAACCTTTAAACCCGGACAGTTGGCATACCAGTTCTCAAAATTCTGAGAGTGCTGTGCACCAAGCTGACCAGCATTACCAGTTGGGCCACGGAATACGATTGGCACAGG comes from the Pedobacter heparinus DSM 2366 genome and includes:
- a CDS encoding Lrp/AsnC ligand binding domain-containing protein encodes the protein MLRKESQNLEIDNLDIDILKQLMHDATKPYTEIAKDLIVSGGTIHVRMKKLQEMGIIKGSHLIIDPQKAGYDVTAFLGIYLEKGIQYKDAVEQLSKIKEVVELHYTTGAYSMFAKIICRDTSHLRHVLNEEIQAVPGIQRTETLISLEESIRRQIEL
- a CDS encoding Tex family protein, coding for MSNHSKIIAAELAVTEKQVIATIELLDEGATVPFISRYRKEVTGSLDEVQVAGIRDRFQQLRELDKRREAILKALTALDKLTPELEAQINAATNIAAIEDIYLPYKPKRKTRASEARKKGLEPLALFILEQAKTDPEIEAGKFLNDELGVGSLEDALAGARDIIAELVNENAEARTAMRNYFQQKAVFKSAVIKGKEEEGIKYKDYFDWQEPLKNAPSHRVLAIRRGENEAILKLEAMPEEDGAIRILESQFVKGNNACADQVKLAIQDSYKRLLGPSMETEIRNLSKEKADEEAIRVFAENARQLLLAAPMGQKNVLAIDPGFRTGCKVVCLDKQGKLLENATIYPHTGQGNVKKAGDKIKELCAKYEIEAVAIGNGTAGRETEVFVRALNIPGIVVVMVSENGASIYSASEVAREEFPTQDITVRGAVSIGRRLMDPLAELVKIDPKSIGVGQYQHDVDQNKLQASLDDTVMSCVNAVGVELNTASKQVLAYVSGLGPQLAQNIVAYRNEHGAFKNRESLKKVPRLGDKAFEQAAGFLRIRNAEAVLDSSGVHPERYALVHKMARDLNCSINQLVKDPSLQQQIKLQQYVSDDIGLPTLNDIMSELAKPGRDPREQFEVFSFTEGVNEISDLKVGMKLPGIVTNITNFGAFVDIGVHQDGLVHTSQISDKFVANAADVVKVHQKVEVTVVEVDVARKRISLSMKKEVGAKPKSEQHKQADKAKKFVKTNGSAQHKKPIKPQHSHKGGQKEKPLPDGDLQMKLAALKNMFKTEK
- a CDS encoding pyruvate dehydrogenase complex E1 component subunit beta encodes the protein MREIQFREALREALSEEMRKNENVFLMGEEVAQYNGAYKVSQGMLDEFGDKRVIDTPIAELGFAGIAIGAAMNGLTPVVEFMTFNFSLVAIDQIINGAAKMLSMSGGQFPVPIVFRGPTGNAGQLGAQHSQNFENWYANCPGLKVVVPSTPYEAKGLLKQAILDPDPVIFMESEVMYGDKGEVPEEEYYLPIGKANVVKEGSDVTIVTFGKMLTRVVNPAVEELTKEGINVEVIDLRTVRPIDYATIIESVKKTNRLLVVEEAWPLASISSEIAFNVQKNAFDYLDAPVLRITCADVPLPYAPTLIAASLPNAEKVVKAVKEVMYLNK